One window from the genome of Salvia splendens isolate huo1 chromosome 9, SspV2, whole genome shotgun sequence encodes:
- the LOC121748155 gene encoding RNA-binding protein 1-like: MADAFWRYGDNRQPAVSLPAQMAAKRTRSEFEMPSGQDTSRYYTPGNERPGNVVSRDTDSVNASYERYLRSLQVPSYGGQTGRPGTGGLDGVDEIDDLRVLGMVQSGPAAAPQSRLMGVGGRPEISLPPDASSTLFVEGLPANCTRREVSHIFRPFVGYKEVRLVNKAPRNPGGDPVVLCFVDFESPAHAATAMDALQGYIFDEHERDSGHLRVQFARNPPGPRLGGGHRGNR; encoded by the exons ATGGCGGACGCTTTCTGGAGGTACGGTGATAACAGGCAGCCGGCGGTGTCGCTTCCAGCTCAGATGGCTGCGAAACGGACTCGATCCGAGTTTG AGATGCCAAGTGGACAAGACACATCAAGATACTATACTCCCGGCAATGAAAGGCCAGGAAATGTTGTCTCTAGAGATACTGACTCTGTCAATGCATCATATGAACGCTACTTGCGTAGTTTG CAAGTTCCATCATACGGTGGTCAAACTGGAAGACCCGGTACTGGTGGGCTTGATGGTGTTGACGAAATTGATGATCTTAGGGTCCTAGGAATGGTACAATCAGGCCCAGCAGCTGCTCCACAAAGCCGGTTAATGGGAGTGGGTGGACGACCTGAAATTTCACTCCCTCCTGATGCTAGCAGCACATTGTTCGTGGAGGGATTGCCTGCGAACTGTACTCGCAGAGAAGTGTCTC ACATATTCCGCCCTTTTGTGGGCTACAAGGAAGTAAGGCTTGTAAACAAGGCACCAAGAAAT CCTGGGGGGGATCCTGTGGTGCTTTGCTTTGTTGATTTTGAGAGTCCAGCTCACGCGGCAACAGCAATGGATGCTCTGCAAG GTTACATATTTGATGAGCACGAGCGGGATTCAGGCCACTTAAGGGTTCAATTTGCCCGCAATCCTCCTGGTCCAAGGTTAGGTGGTGGGCATCGTGGTAACCGTTGA
- the LOC121746390 gene encoding protein yippee-like At4g27745: MDELVGPRLYSCYRCRNHVCLHDDIISKAFQGRHGRAFLFSHAMNVAVGAKEDRNLMTGLHTVADISCVDCSEVLGWKYERAFEASQKYKEGKFIFEKSKIVKENW; the protein is encoded by the exons ATGGACGAACTAGTCGGCCCTCGTCTCTACAGCTGCTATAGATGCCGGAATCACGTTTGCCTTCACGACGACATAATCTCTAAGGCATTTCAG GGACGACACGGACGAGCGTTTCTGTTCTCCCACGCCATGAACGTTGCTGTTGGGGCCAAAGAGGACAGGAATCTAATGACTGGTCTCCACACTGTTGCTGATATCTCCTGTGTAGATTGCAGTGAGGTGCTGGGATGGAAATACGAACGGGCTTTTGAGGCATCACAGAAATACAAGGAGGGTAAATTCATATTCGAGAAATCAAAGATTGTGAAGGAGAACTGGTAG